A genomic window from Desulfobotulus mexicanus includes:
- a CDS encoding MlaE family ABC transporter permease translates to MLTSMVGKTGRRTLALLDYMTRIFALFWRLLHLSLFRQKEGRIMVRRGIVEQVYFTAVQALPIIIPIALIVGIPTILQLAVLSGQQEAGRIAVILVVRELGPILTALVVTLRSATAVTIELGYMSVLKEIEALEMAGIDPLRLICLPRLVGITVAIVCLFVVFNLVAIAGSYVLILTFTEANISQFLISFSQAITGIDIIASFIKAFSFGIIISLVCIYRGLSCHSNFTWIAINTSKASMESFFFCLVANIFITVVFYG, encoded by the coding sequence ATGCTGACCTCCATGGTGGGAAAAACAGGACGCCGAACCCTTGCACTGCTGGACTACATGACCCGCATTTTTGCCCTGTTCTGGCGGCTGCTGCACCTAAGCCTTTTTCGCCAGAAAGAAGGCCGTATAATGGTACGCAGAGGCATTGTAGAGCAGGTCTATTTCACGGCGGTTCAGGCCCTGCCCATTATCATACCCATAGCCCTCATTGTGGGCATACCAACCATCCTGCAACTGGCCGTTCTTTCCGGCCAGCAGGAAGCAGGACGCATTGCAGTCATCCTCGTGGTAAGGGAACTTGGCCCCATACTCACCGCCCTTGTGGTAACCCTGAGATCCGCCACGGCCGTAACCATTGAACTGGGCTACATGAGTGTACTCAAAGAAATCGAAGCACTGGAAATGGCAGGCATAGACCCCCTTCGGCTGATCTGTCTTCCACGCCTTGTGGGTATCACAGTGGCCATTGTCTGCCTTTTTGTCGTTTTTAATCTGGTGGCCATTGCTGGCAGCTATGTACTGATTTTAACCTTTACGGAAGCCAATATTTCCCAGTTTCTTATCAGTTTCAGTCAGGCCATTACAGGCATTGATATCATCGCAAGCTTCATCAAGGCCTTCTCCTTTGGCATCATCATTTCTTTAGTCTGTATCTACAGAGGGCTTTCCTGCCACAGTAACTTCACATGGATTGCCATCAATACGTCCAAAGCTTCCATGGAAAGCTTTTTCTTCTGCCTTGTGGCCAATATTTTCATCACGGTGGTTTTTTATGGATGA
- a CDS encoding SpoIID/LytB domain-containing protein, which yields MMSFHGNTVRKFPFYFICSFLCLLLLRPLSVAAMPEEVTLALNREQPVLALHILRSWSAVSESSEDRAKALWMEARIHSFYFKDFSAAEVVLDRALEKYPGTRIQGDIRFEKAVLAMERGDKERAFQAFAEFVSLFPDHPRRESAGAFWRYLKGEEPLLMGGDGIRVALSAASNRVQLIGKELRIRDMVTGNYLFSGDKVVLQLGNDGSLRLNGRVTGQPLMVEKSGEFFTLDGCRQRGTLRVSGAGGRLLLVNMLDMESYLKGVVPAEMPPFWPAEALKAQAVAARTYALHHMRERAYEAYDVKSDVRSQVFSTEREDARSSAAVEATRGEVLVWAGQAALTAFHADSGGFTESAEILWGGELPYLRAVSDPWSRNTPNDFWECSFTERELVQFLPELRNLGRILEIRLEGKTPSGRVHFLIFKGSRGDLRMPAGRFRTRVGPMTLKSTDFTLRHERGAFHFQGKGFGHGVGMSQWGARRMAEAGKSYREILDFYYPHLHRGKME from the coding sequence ATGATGTCTTTTCATGGGAACACTGTCCGGAAGTTTCCGTTTTATTTTATCTGCTCTTTTTTGTGTCTGCTGCTGCTGCGCCCTTTGTCTGTTGCAGCCATGCCCGAAGAGGTCACCCTTGCCCTGAACCGGGAGCAGCCGGTTCTTGCACTGCATATACTGAGGTCCTGGTCTGCTGTTTCTGAAAGCTCCGAAGACCGGGCAAAGGCCCTCTGGATGGAGGCCCGTATTCATTCTTTTTATTTTAAAGATTTTAGTGCTGCAGAAGTTGTGCTGGACAGGGCGCTGGAAAAATATCCTGGAACCCGTATTCAGGGGGATATCCGCTTTGAAAAAGCTGTGCTGGCCATGGAACGGGGGGATAAGGAGAGGGCTTTTCAGGCCTTTGCGGAATTTGTTTCGCTTTTTCCAGATCATCCCAGAAGGGAGAGTGCAGGTGCTTTCTGGCGTTATCTCAAGGGCGAAGAGCCTTTACTGATGGGTGGAGACGGAATTCGTGTGGCCCTTTCTGCGGCATCCAACCGTGTGCAGCTTATAGGGAAGGAACTTCGGATAAGGGATATGGTGACGGGGAACTATCTTTTTTCCGGCGACAAAGTGGTCCTGCAGCTGGGAAATGACGGCAGCCTTCGTCTCAATGGCCGTGTCACAGGTCAGCCCCTGATGGTGGAAAAGAGCGGAGAGTTCTTCACCCTGGATGGCTGCAGGCAGCGGGGCACTCTCCGGGTCAGTGGCGCAGGCGGACGTTTGCTTCTGGTGAACATGCTGGATATGGAAAGTTATCTCAAGGGAGTTGTGCCTGCGGAAATGCCCCCGTTCTGGCCTGCCGAAGCCCTGAAGGCTCAGGCTGTGGCAGCCAGAACCTATGCCCTCCACCATATGAGAGAAAGGGCCTATGAAGCCTATGATGTGAAGTCCGATGTCCGTTCCCAGGTTTTCTCCACGGAGCGGGAGGATGCAAGAAGCAGTGCCGCTGTGGAAGCCACAAGGGGAGAAGTGCTGGTATGGGCCGGTCAGGCGGCTTTGACAGCTTTTCATGCGGACAGTGGCGGTTTCACGGAGTCTGCTGAAATTCTCTGGGGAGGGGAATTGCCCTACCTGAGGGCTGTTTCAGACCCATGGAGTCGCAATACACCCAACGATTTCTGGGAATGTTCTTTTACGGAAAGGGAGCTGGTTCAGTTTTTGCCTGAACTTCGGAATCTTGGCCGCATTTTGGAAATTCGTTTGGAGGGTAAAACGCCTTCGGGTAGGGTGCATTTTCTTATTTTCAAAGGCAGTCGGGGGGATCTGCGCATGCCTGCAGGCCGTTTCCGTACCCGCGTGGGTCCCATGACCCTGAAAAGCACAGATTTTACCCTGCGCCATGAAAGGGGGGCTTTTCACTTTCAGGGGAAGGGTTTTGGTCACGGTGTGGGTATGAGTCAGTGGGGGGCCAGAAGGATGGCGGAGGCGGGCAAAAGTTACAGAGAGATTCTGGATTTTTATTATCCTCATCTTCATCGGGGGAAGATGGAATAA
- a CDS encoding tetrathionate reductase family octaheme c-type cytochrome has product MKKKCAIWILTFVWMITVPGWAAAPVSTADHSRFEQLKKEFASGPEVTQACLSCHNEAGSQFMKTIHWTWICPESGDGKLGKAGLSMNNYCISIPENETRCTSCHAGYGWKDDSFDFSKEENIDCLVCHEQTGSYKKYPTAAGNPVEKPTRFPASGELYEPPDWNAVAQSVSRPGRENCGTCHFYGGGGDGVKHGDLDSSLFYPPRELDVHMSEDGGGFACVRCHTTVAHRISGRCYQTPAVEEHKSLIEDDLASRITCIACHGSSPHLEIPKLNDHTDKVACQTCHIPSYARGGVPTKMLWDWSEAGKLKDGKPYKVAGDLGRPVYDSQKGVFEWAENVIPEYAWFKGVIRNTLVTDTIDPDTVIGVNYLDTKPGDPNARIYPFKVHRGVQPYDAELNTLVFPKLFGPKGSGAYWSDFDWVVSIEKGMASRGLPFSGEVGFVESTFRYPITHMVMPKDQALSCSECHVREGSRLAGISGVYIPGRDSGGPLSVAGWILTALALLGVGLHACLRITGLGGKK; this is encoded by the coding sequence ATGAAAAAAAAGTGTGCCATATGGATACTGACCTTTGTCTGGATGATTACAGTACCGGGCTGGGCTGCCGCCCCTGTGAGTACAGCGGATCACAGCCGCTTTGAACAGCTGAAAAAGGAATTTGCATCCGGTCCGGAGGTGACACAGGCCTGCCTGAGCTGTCACAATGAGGCGGGAAGCCAGTTTATGAAAACCATTCACTGGACCTGGATCTGTCCGGAATCCGGGGATGGGAAGCTGGGTAAGGCTGGGCTTTCCATGAACAACTACTGTATCAGTATCCCTGAAAACGAAACCCGATGCACTTCCTGCCATGCAGGCTACGGCTGGAAGGATGATTCCTTTGATTTTTCAAAGGAAGAGAACATTGACTGTCTGGTTTGCCATGAACAGACGGGTAGCTATAAAAAATATCCCACGGCAGCAGGGAACCCTGTGGAAAAACCCACCCGCTTTCCGGCCAGCGGTGAGCTGTATGAGCCTCCGGACTGGAATGCCGTTGCCCAGAGTGTGTCAAGGCCGGGCAGGGAAAACTGCGGAACCTGTCATTTTTACGGTGGAGGTGGTGACGGGGTCAAGCACGGAGATCTGGATTCCTCTCTTTTTTATCCGCCAAGGGAGCTGGATGTGCACATGTCCGAAGATGGTGGTGGTTTTGCCTGTGTGCGCTGCCATACCACCGTGGCCCACAGAATCAGCGGCCGCTGTTATCAGACACCAGCCGTGGAAGAGCATAAAAGTCTGATAGAGGATGATCTGGCTTCCCGTATCACCTGCATCGCCTGCCATGGTAGCAGCCCCCATTTAGAAATCCCCAAGCTCAATGATCATACGGACAAGGTGGCCTGTCAGACCTGCCATATTCCAAGCTATGCCAGGGGCGGTGTGCCTACAAAAATGCTCTGGGACTGGTCTGAGGCAGGGAAGCTGAAGGATGGAAAACCCTATAAAGTAGCCGGGGATCTTGGGAGACCTGTTTATGACAGTCAGAAGGGTGTCTTTGAATGGGCGGAAAATGTTATCCCTGAGTATGCATGGTTCAAGGGCGTGATCCGTAATACTCTGGTCACGGACACCATTGATCCGGATACTGTTATTGGCGTGAATTATCTGGATACAAAACCAGGTGATCCCAATGCAAGGATCTATCCCTTCAAGGTTCACAGGGGCGTTCAGCCCTATGACGCAGAACTGAACACCCTTGTTTTTCCAAAACTTTTCGGCCCCAAGGGCAGCGGAGCCTATTGGTCTGACTTTGACTGGGTGGTATCCATTGAAAAGGGAATGGCTTCAAGGGGGCTGCCCTTCAGTGGAGAGGTGGGTTTTGTGGAAAGCACCTTCCGCTATCCCATTACCCATATGGTGATGCCAAAGGATCAGGCCCTTTCCTGCAGCGAATGCCATGTCCGTGAAGGCAGCCGTCTTGCGGGTATTTCGGGGGTATATATTCCGGGTCGTGACAGCGGCGGCCCCCTGTCGGTGGCGGGATGGATTCTGACAGCCCTTGCACTGCTGGGTGTGGGGCTTCATGCCTGTCTCCGTATCACAGGTCTTGGAGGGAAAAAATGA
- a CDS encoding cytochrome b/b6 domain-containing protein: MKKIYLYTRFERFWHWAQALLICGLLWTGFAVHGDLPWPDFYNAVIWHNRLGIAWLILFAFIIFWEATTGEWRHYVPTTRKLFAVARYYLLGIFKGEAHPVAKTPEAKHNPLQRLTYLGVALVIVPVQVVTGLLYWTYNDWHLFGFSMDLGLLAFVHVAGAFLFLIFLVIHVYMITTGHTPFAHLKAMITGWEEAP, translated from the coding sequence ATGAAAAAAATATACCTTTATACACGTTTTGAGCGTTTCTGGCACTGGGCTCAGGCTCTTCTCATCTGCGGGCTTTTATGGACAGGCTTTGCCGTCCACGGCGATCTGCCATGGCCGGATTTTTATAATGCTGTCATCTGGCACAACCGCCTGGGCATTGCCTGGCTGATTCTTTTTGCCTTTATTATATTCTGGGAGGCCACCACGGGAGAATGGCGGCACTATGTTCCCACTACCCGTAAACTTTTTGCTGTGGCCCGCTACTATCTTCTGGGCATTTTCAAAGGAGAAGCCCATCCCGTTGCCAAAACTCCTGAGGCCAAACACAACCCCCTGCAGCGTCTCACTTATCTTGGTGTTGCCCTGGTTATTGTACCTGTTCAGGTGGTGACAGGGCTTTTGTACTGGACCTATAACGACTGGCATCTTTTCGGTTTTTCCATGGACCTTGGCCTTCTGGCCTTTGTGCATGTGGCGGGGGCCTTTCTCTTTCTGATCTTTCTTGTGATCCATGTGTACATGATAACCACAGGGCACACTCCCTTTGCCCATCTCAAGGCCATGATCACAGGCTGGGAAGAGGCACCGTGA
- a CDS encoding DNA recombination protein RmuC: MPFTFEIPHILGLLLFTAFLICLLLLYSGQRLKQKLRNAEYSLAISEEKRLFIEKGQEGLERSLENLCAKISEENQRHFLEMADRNFRHHLESAGHAMETRELNFRNLLDPVREMLSAYEKEVHTFAKDRERTLGELNRQLSMLGSAQEDLKSETRRLVSALRQPQTRGRWGESTLRRVVEISGLSAHCDFAEQVHTENEGGIFRPDMLIALPGGRQVVIDAKVPLAAYLDAMEAESDEKRKQALIAHSRQVAEHVRLLSKKSYWQQFQPSPEFVILFIPGENFFSAALNEKPELLEQAATKNVLLATPGTLIAMLKTIALVWREQESFENSRKIVSMGKELHQRLLRFTSHMNKMGQDLEKSLATYNGMTGSFDRRVMPCLRQFEELGIAGDTRIPEPGHVENTLKLKN; the protein is encoded by the coding sequence ATGCCCTTTACCTTTGAAATACCCCATATTCTTGGCTTACTGCTTTTTACCGCTTTTTTGATCTGTCTTCTGCTTTTGTATTCCGGCCAAAGACTTAAACAAAAGCTCAGGAATGCGGAATATTCCCTTGCCATCAGTGAGGAAAAACGACTTTTCATCGAAAAGGGGCAGGAGGGTCTTGAGCGTTCCTTAGAAAACCTCTGTGCGAAAATATCGGAAGAAAATCAGCGTCATTTTCTGGAAATGGCAGACAGAAATTTCCGCCATCATCTGGAAAGTGCGGGACATGCCATGGAAACAAGGGAGCTGAATTTCCGCAATCTTCTGGATCCTGTGCGGGAAATGCTTTCGGCCTATGAAAAGGAGGTGCATACCTTTGCAAAGGACAGGGAACGCACCCTTGGAGAGCTTAACCGTCAGCTTTCCATGCTGGGAAGTGCGCAGGAAGATCTGAAAAGTGAGACCAGACGGCTTGTTTCTGCACTCCGTCAGCCCCAGACCCGTGGCCGGTGGGGCGAAAGCACCCTGAGAAGGGTGGTTGAAATCAGTGGTCTTTCTGCCCATTGTGACTTTGCCGAGCAGGTGCATACGGAAAACGAAGGGGGTATCTTTCGGCCGGACATGCTCATTGCCCTGCCCGGTGGCAGGCAGGTGGTGATTGATGCTAAAGTCCCCCTTGCCGCCTATCTGGATGCCATGGAAGCAGAAAGCGATGAAAAGAGAAAACAGGCCTTGATTGCCCACAGCCGTCAGGTGGCCGAGCATGTGCGCCTGCTTTCAAAAAAAAGCTACTGGCAGCAGTTTCAGCCATCCCCTGAATTTGTAATTCTCTTCATACCCGGAGAAAATTTTTTTTCCGCCGCACTGAATGAAAAACCCGAACTTCTGGAACAGGCAGCGACAAAAAATGTACTTTTGGCCACACCGGGAACCCTCATTGCCATGTTGAAAACCATAGCCCTTGTATGGCGGGAGCAGGAGTCCTTTGAAAACAGCAGGAAAATTGTTTCCATGGGCAAGGAGCTGCACCAGCGGCTTTTACGTTTTACTTCCCACATGAACAAAATGGGGCAGGATCTTGAAAAAAGCCTTGCCACCTATAACGGGATGACCGGCTCCTTTGACCGCCGTGTCATGCCCTGCCTTCGTCAGTTTGAAGAGCTGGGCATAGCAGGGGATACCCGTATTCCCGAACCCGGACATGTGGAAAACACCCTTAAGTTAAAAAACTGA
- a CDS encoding SDR family oxidoreductase, whose amino-acid sequence MKNILIIGAYSAIASATARMWAEKKARFFLVGRDGEKLKQTGEDLAARGATSFYTHTMDVNDTDAHTVMLAKAFFELGQVDLVLLAYGTLPDQLACEGDVKITMEALATNGVSTLALLTAISPMMEKQGSGCISVISSVAALRGRPSNYVYGSAKALVETFCEGLRARLFQSGVHLLLIRPGFVDTPMTKDLSLPGLLLVTPEQVAKDIIRAVDNKKDTLFTPWFWRWIMLVIRNIPSPLYKKFKL is encoded by the coding sequence ATGAAAAATATTTTGATCATTGGTGCTTATTCTGCAATTGCTTCTGCCACAGCCCGGATGTGGGCTGAGAAAAAAGCCCGTTTTTTTCTGGTGGGAAGGGATGGGGAAAAACTGAAGCAGACAGGAGAGGATCTGGCTGCAAGGGGAGCCACAAGCTTTTATACCCATACCATGGATGTCAATGATACGGATGCCCATACTGTGATGCTGGCAAAGGCTTTCTTTGAGCTTGGTCAGGTCGATCTGGTTTTGCTGGCCTACGGTACACTACCGGATCAGCTGGCCTGCGAGGGTGATGTTAAGATCACCATGGAGGCTTTGGCCACCAATGGAGTCAGTACTCTGGCTCTGCTTACGGCCATCTCGCCCATGATGGAAAAACAGGGCAGTGGCTGTATATCAGTAATTTCTTCGGTGGCTGCCCTCAGGGGAAGGCCTTCCAACTACGTGTATGGCTCGGCCAAGGCATTGGTGGAAACCTTTTGTGAAGGTCTGCGGGCAAGGCTTTTTCAATCCGGAGTGCATCTGCTTCTTATTCGTCCGGGCTTTGTGGACACACCCATGACAAAGGATTTGTCCCTGCCGGGGTTGCTGCTTGTAACACCGGAACAGGTGGCAAAGGATATTATCCGTGCTGTGGACAATAAAAAAGATACCCTTTTTACCCCATGGTTCTGGCGGTGGATCATGCTGGTGATCCGGAACATTCCGTCACCTCTTTATAAAAAGTTTAAATTATGA
- a CDS encoding FAD-binding oxidoreductase: MKTELLYSWGLFPPFGQTPHPVFWRKDLNDTMAKLVRDHGSTLAFGNGLSYGDSCLALSDQVLHLRHLKRFIFADWERGVLRAEAGVSLEEVLALSIPNGWFLPVTPGTRHVTLGGALANDVHGKNHHVGGTFGCHVKRFCLLRSDGSELICSVDENAALFRATIGGLGLTGIILWVEFSLLAIASRDMNVLNLRFGGLDEFFALSSELDHIHEYTVSWIDCLAKGRNLGRGIFMAGNHAKEGPLLPDTGARPGIPFTFPFSAVNNLTLPWMNRLYYQMASPGRKYISQSYAPFFYPLDSIAEWNRCYGKKGFQQYQCVIPEKEAEHGIRKLLAMISGSATGSFLAVLKRCGNIPSPGLMSFPLPGITLALDFPRRDLNDDLFKKMDALLRETGGRLYPAKDTVMSASDFKHFYPQWEELEALRDSGLCSRFWKRVIS, from the coding sequence GTGAAAACAGAGCTTTTATATTCCTGGGGTCTTTTCCCCCCCTTTGGCCAGACACCACACCCTGTTTTCTGGCGAAAGGATTTAAATGATACCATGGCAAAGCTCGTCCGGGATCACGGCTCCACACTGGCCTTTGGCAATGGTTTGAGTTACGGTGATTCCTGTCTTGCCTTAAGTGATCAGGTGCTGCATCTTCGTCATCTTAAAAGGTTTATTTTTGCAGACTGGGAAAGGGGAGTTCTTCGTGCCGAAGCAGGAGTGAGCCTTGAAGAGGTACTTGCCTTAAGTATCCCCAACGGCTGGTTTCTTCCCGTAACTCCCGGAACCCGCCATGTCACCCTGGGAGGTGCCCTTGCCAATGACGTCCATGGAAAAAACCACCATGTCGGCGGAACCTTTGGCTGTCATGTGAAAAGGTTCTGCCTGCTCCGCTCCGATGGCTCAGAGCTTATATGTTCGGTGGATGAGAATGCAGCGCTTTTCAGGGCCACCATCGGAGGGCTTGGTCTCACCGGCATTATTCTATGGGTTGAGTTTTCTCTCCTTGCCATTGCCTCAAGGGATATGAATGTTTTAAACTTACGGTTTGGGGGGCTGGATGAATTTTTTGCCCTTTCTTCAGAACTTGATCATATTCATGAATATACGGTTTCATGGATAGACTGCCTTGCAAAGGGTAGAAATCTTGGCCGGGGCATTTTCATGGCAGGGAATCATGCTAAAGAAGGTCCCCTTTTGCCGGATACCGGAGCAAGGCCTGGCATTCCCTTTACCTTTCCTTTTTCTGCTGTGAACAATCTCACCCTGCCCTGGATGAACAGGCTTTATTACCAGATGGCTTCGCCGGGCAGAAAATATATAAGCCAGTCCTATGCACCCTTTTTCTATCCGCTGGACAGTATTGCAGAATGGAACCGATGTTACGGGAAAAAAGGATTTCAGCAGTATCAGTGTGTGATTCCGGAAAAGGAGGCGGAACATGGTATCCGTAAACTGCTGGCCATGATATCTGGTTCAGCTACGGGTTCTTTTTTGGCTGTTCTCAAGCGATGTGGCAATATTCCATCTCCAGGTCTTATGTCCTTTCCCCTTCCCGGTATTACCCTTGCTCTGGATTTTCCAAGAAGAGACCTTAATGACGACCTGTTTAAAAAGATGGATGCACTGCTGCGTGAAACCGGCGGTAGGCTGTATCCGGCCAAGGATACTGTGATGTCTGCTTCGGATTTTAAACATTTTTATCCCCAGTGGGAAGAGTTGGAAGCCCTCAGGGATTCTGGCTTGTGTTCCCGTTTCTGGAAAAGGGTGATTTCATGA
- a CDS encoding UbiA family prenyltransferase, producing MFLETDNFLSLRVWAKALRLHQWVKNFLIFIPLLASHKMLEPGLFLQALLAFFCFSLCASSVYILNDMVDLEEDRQHPSKRMRPFASGALPLSMGFAVFPLLLFISFLLSFQFLPIAFLFTLAAYYSLTLAYSFGLKRLVLMDVFTLALLYTLRLVAGALSVDVPLTFWILAFSMFIFLSLALVKRYAELHQNLENNGGGKPPGRGYHTKDMGLLLVMGVVAGYLCVMVLALYIQDEATRKLYSRPEWIWSASVLLLFWISRIWLLSHRGEMHDDPVVFAVRDKVSLVIGFLLGLIFWMAL from the coding sequence TTGTTTTTAGAAACAGACAATTTTTTGTCCCTAAGGGTCTGGGCTAAAGCCCTACGCCTTCACCAGTGGGTAAAAAATTTTCTGATTTTTATTCCCCTTCTGGCCAGTCACAAAATGCTGGAACCGGGTCTTTTCCTTCAGGCTTTACTGGCATTCTTTTGTTTCAGCCTCTGCGCATCCAGCGTCTATATTCTCAACGATATGGTGGATCTGGAGGAAGACAGGCAGCACCCTTCCAAGCGCATGCGACCCTTTGCTTCGGGGGCACTGCCCCTTTCCATGGGTTTTGCTGTTTTTCCTCTTCTGTTGTTTATTTCCTTTCTGCTTTCCTTTCAGTTTCTGCCAATAGCTTTTCTTTTTACCCTTGCCGCTTATTACAGCCTGACCCTTGCCTACTCCTTTGGCCTGAAACGCCTTGTGCTTATGGATGTTTTTACCCTTGCGCTTCTTTATACCCTGCGGCTTGTGGCGGGGGCTTTGAGCGTGGATGTTCCCCTGACCTTCTGGATACTGGCCTTTTCCATGTTCATATTCTTAAGCCTTGCCCTGGTAAAACGGTATGCGGAACTGCATCAGAATCTTGAAAACAATGGAGGAGGAAAACCTCCGGGCAGAGGCTATCATACAAAAGACATGGGGCTTCTCCTTGTCATGGGGGTGGTTGCAGGCTATCTCTGTGTGATGGTGCTGGCCCTCTATATTCAGGATGAGGCCACAAGGAAGCTTTATTCCAGACCTGAATGGATATGGTCTGCCTCTGTATTGCTTCTTTTCTGGATCAGCCGTATCTGGCTTCTGTCCCACAGGGGAGAAATGCATGATGACCCGGTTGTTTTTGCCGTCAGAGATAAGGTCAGTCTTGTTATCGGATTCCTGCTCGGACTCATATTCTGGATGGCCCTGTGA
- a CDS encoding GDP-mannose 4,6-dehydratase: protein MRCLMKIALVTGCKTLWRAEGLDEEGFGLKTGEIQVRLVPRFYRPTEVYTLARDASRTKKALSWQPKTSLKELYPMMMEAAFRRNRDELCF, encoded by the coding sequence TTGAGATGTTTGATGAAAATAGCACTGGTTACGGGATGCAAGACTCTCTGGCGGGCCGAAGGGCTGGATGAAGAAGGCTTTGGTCTGAAGACCGGGGAAATCCAGGTACGCCTGGTCCCGAGATTTTATAGGCCTACGGAGGTGTACACTTTGGCGCGAGATGCTTCCAGAACAAAGAAGGCATTGAGCTGGCAACCTAAGACTTCGCTGAAAGAACTTTACCCAATGATGATGGAAGCGGCCTTCAGAAGAAACCGGGACGAACTTTGTTTTTAG
- a CDS encoding YqaA family protein, translating into MLRRLYNWVLSWADSPWGVFALFIIAFAESSFFPIPPDILLIALCVGRPSRAFFYAGVCTAGSVLGGIAGYGIGWFFMGSIGAPIVAFYGAEEQVARIGELYNNYDAWAVAIAGFSPIPYKVFTIAAGMFAISLPVFITASLFSRAARFFLVAALIWKFGPGIRAFIERYFDRLAILFVILLVSGFLLIRFIG; encoded by the coding sequence GTGCTGCGTCGTTTATATAACTGGGTCTTAAGCTGGGCTGATTCCCCCTGGGGAGTTTTTGCCCTTTTTATCATCGCCTTTGCAGAATCTTCATTTTTTCCCATTCCACCAGATATTCTTCTCATTGCCCTCTGTGTGGGCAGACCTTCAAGAGCTTTTTTCTATGCAGGGGTCTGTACAGCGGGTTCTGTCCTTGGTGGCATTGCTGGCTATGGTATCGGCTGGTTTTTCATGGGCAGCATTGGTGCCCCCATTGTGGCTTTTTACGGCGCAGAGGAGCAGGTGGCCCGTATCGGAGAGCTTTACAATAATTACGATGCCTGGGCCGTTGCCATTGCCGGATTTTCGCCCATACCTTATAAGGTTTTCACCATTGCCGCAGGTATGTTTGCCATAAGTCTGCCAGTTTTTATTACAGCTTCTCTTTTCTCCAGGGCCGCTCGCTTTTTTCTTGTTGCAGCTCTGATATGGAAATTCGGTCCCGGTATACGGGCCTTTATTGAACGTTATTTTGACAGGCTGGCTATTCTTTTTGTGATTCTTCTGGTTAGTGGTTTTCTTCTGATCCGTTTCATAGGCTAA
- a CDS encoding protein-L-isoaspartate(D-aspartate) O-methyltransferase, translating into MQIQETLKFRRRREAMVAEQLQARGIHDAAVLAAMGRVPRHLFVSEALMDQAYGDYPLPIGYQQTISQPQIVAEMTQAIAASSEDRVLEIGTGSGYQAAVLAEMVFRVYTIERLQPLYMKARRLFDALKYHNIVTRYSDGTTGWKSEAPFDAILVTAGGPSVPEILLSQLAEGGRLVMPVGSADVQQLVRITRSSSGFESEILCSCRFVKLVGENGWREE; encoded by the coding sequence ATGCAGATACAGGAAACGCTCAAATTCAGAAGACGACGGGAGGCCATGGTGGCGGAGCAGCTGCAGGCCCGTGGCATACATGATGCTGCGGTGCTGGCTGCCATGGGCCGGGTTCCCCGCCATCTTTTTGTGAGCGAGGCCCTCATGGATCAAGCTTACGGGGATTATCCCCTGCCCATAGGCTATCAACAGACCATCTCCCAGCCCCAGATTGTTGCGGAAATGACCCAGGCCATTGCCGCCTCTTCCGAAGACCGGGTGCTTGAAATAGGCACAGGGTCGGGATATCAGGCTGCGGTGCTGGCGGAGATGGTTTTTCGTGTCTATACCATAGAACGCCTGCAGCCCCTCTACATGAAGGCCCGCAGGCTTTTTGATGCCCTGAAATACCACAATATCGTTACCCGCTATTCCGACGGAACAACGGGCTGGAAATCCGAGGCCCCCTTTGATGCCATCCTTGTAACGGCTGGAGGACCCTCTGTACCAGAGATCCTCCTTTCCCAACTGGCGGAAGGGGGGCGCCTTGTCATGCCCGTGGGCAGTGCGGATGTACAGCAATTGGTCCGTATCACCCGCAGCTCTTCGGGTTTTGAAAGTGAAATTTTATGCTCCTGCCGCTTTGTGAAGCTTGTTGGTGAAAATGGCTGGCGGGAAGAATAA